The Anoplopoma fimbria isolate UVic2021 breed Golden Eagle Sablefish chromosome 5, Afim_UVic_2022, whole genome shotgun sequence genome contains a region encoding:
- the mfsd13a gene encoding transmembrane protein 180, with amino-acid sequence MGRSTWGCWQSVVSTAVLYGSLALFISILHNVFLLYYVETFVSIYKIDKISFWVGESVFLIWNSVNDPLFGWLSDRSFLSSPQSGPPITTPEVVLRRLKALSTNGPLFALSFLAFWVAWARPGLQFLLCLCLYDGFLTMVDLHHSALLADLAVSATDRTRLNFHCSVFSALGSLSVFLSYSFWDKEDFYSFRLFCVALAAFSILGFFLVSRLLRRRFQKEVRLRQDEALALKELSVGHAPLTHPEKPVTIGQYMKQLSKHRNFMWFVSMNLIQVFHCHFNSNFFPLFLEHLLSDSISASTGSILLGISYIAPHLNNLYFLTLCQRYGVYQVIRWLFMLKLGLSVAMLLAGADHIYLLCIFIASNRVFTEGTCKLLKLVISDLVDEDFVVNRRQQATSALLFGMVALLTKPGQTFAPLIGTWLLCVYTGYDIFERKPVKDSLVSVPDVASGSGTPPLRIGCFYMVVFVPITCALLQLAAWSRFTLHGRKLQGIKTLRQGAQHGNLIDVKAI; translated from the exons atgggCAGGAGCACCTGGGGCTGCTGGCAAAGCGTCGTCTCCACCGCAGTGCTCTACGGCTCTTTGGCCCTGTTCATCTCCATCCTCCACAATGTGTTCCTCCTTTACTACGTGGAGACGTTCGTGTCCATCTACAAGATTGATAAAATCTCCTTCTGGGTGGGAGAG TCAGTGTTCCTCATATGGAACAGTGTGAATGACCCTCTCTTTGGCTGGCTGAGTGATCGCTCCTTCCTCAGCTCTCCTCA GTCAGGCCCTCCGATCACAACTCCAGAGGTGGTGCTGAGGCGCCTGAAGGCCCTCTCCACAAATGGCCCCCTCTTCGCTCTGTCCTTCCTGGCCTTCTGGGTTGCGTGGGCCCGACCGGGGCTTCAGTTCCTGCTGTGCCTGTGTCTGTACGACGGCTTCCTCACAATGGTGGACCTCCACCACAGCGCCCTGCTGGCGGACCTCGCCGTGTCCGCCACCGATCGCACGCGCCTCAACTTCCACTGCTCCGTGTTCAGCGCTCTGGGCTCGCTCTCCGTGTTTCTGTCTTACTCCTTCTGGGACAAGGAGGACTTCTACTCGTTCCGTCTCTTCTGTGTGGCCCTCGCAGCTTTTTCCATTTTGGGCTTTTTCTTAGTGTCGCGGTTGCTTCGGCGTCGTTTCCAAAAGGAAGTCCGTCTGAGACAGGATGAGGCACTGGCACTCAAAGA GCTGAGTGTTGGCCATGCTCCACTCACCCACCCAGAAAAACCCGTCACCATTGGACAGTACATGAAGCAGCTCTCCAAACACAGGAACTTCATGTGGTTTGTGTCAATGAACCTTATTCAG GTGTTTCACTGCCATTTTAACAGCAActtcttccctctttttctgGAACATCTCCTGTCTGACAGTATCAGTGCCTCTACAGGTTCGATCTTACTCG GCATCTCATACATTGCCCCCCACCTGAACAACTTGTATTTCCTGACACTGTGCCAGCGTTACGGGGTTTACCAGGTTATCCGCTGGCTATTTATGCTCAAACTGGGACTTAGTGTGGCTATGCTGCTGGCAGGGGCTGACCACATTTATCTGCTGTGCATCTTCATCGCTAG TAACCGGGTGTTCACGGAGGGGACGTGCAAGCTGCTGAAGCTGGTCATATCCGACCTGGTGGACGAGGACTTTGTGGTTAACCGGCGTCAGCAGGCCACCTCCGCTCTCCTCTTCGGGATGGTCGCCTTGTTGACCAAACCGGGCCAGACCTTCGCCCCACTCATCGGCACctggctgctgtgtgtttacacag gttatgacatttttgagagGAAGCCCGTGAAGGACTCTCTGGTTTCTGTGCCTGACGTAGCCTCCGGCTCAGGGACTCCGCCTCTACGCATTGGCTGCTTCTACATGGTGGTGTTTGTGCCTATCACCTGTGCCCTGCTGCAGCTGGCCGCCTGGTCTCGCTTCACCCTCCACGGCCGCAAGCTGCAGGGGATCAAGACCCTGAGGCAAGGGGCCCAGCATGGCAACCTCATCGATGTCAAGGCCATATGA